Proteins from a single region of Paenibacillus sp. BIHB 4019:
- a CDS encoding CtsR family transcriptional regulator → MRNISDLIEQYLKNMLQESTEGSVEIQRNELAEKFSCVPSQINYVISTRFTLEKGYMVESKRGGGGYVRIQRVELPALQTIQFHIRQTIGDCVEQSVAEGLIYQLEEALLVTKREAQLLRAAIDRETIAVKLPLRDEVRARLLRAMLISLLVK, encoded by the coding sequence ATTGAACAGTATTTGAAGAATATGCTGCAGGAAAGCACGGAAGGCTCGGTAGAAATACAGCGCAATGAGCTGGCTGAGAAGTTCTCGTGCGTCCCTTCCCAGATTAATTACGTTATAAGTACACGTTTTACGCTGGAGAAGGGTTACATGGTTGAATCGAAGCGTGGAGGCGGAGGTTATGTCCGGATTCAACGGGTAGAGCTGCCAGCCTTGCAGACGATTCAATTTCATATTCGGCAGACGATTGGAGATTGCGTGGAGCAGAGCGTGGCGGAAGGGCTGATTTATCAGCTTGAAGAAGCGCTGTTGGTGACGAAGCGCGAAGCACAGCTGCTGCGGGCAGCAATTGATCGGGAAACGATTGCCGTCAAGCTCCCGCTGCGTGATGAGGTAAGGGCCCGTTTGCTAAGAGCGATGCTTATATCGCTTCTGGTTAAATAA
- a CDS encoding UvrB/UvrC motif-containing protein: MICQECGKKPATLHFTKIVGGEKTEFHICEACARERGEGIPGTANGFSIHSLLSGLLDFDPSGTSGSAGTKPCPVIRCDECGFTYAQFSKIGRFGCSACYKHFSDKLDPLLKRVHGSTVHTGKIPKRSGGQLQNKRELDQLRRELYDRIEQEEFESAAQIRDRIRELERKIAEL, encoded by the coding sequence TTGATTTGTCAGGAATGCGGCAAGAAGCCGGCAACGCTTCATTTTACGAAGATTGTCGGCGGAGAGAAGACAGAGTTTCACATTTGTGAAGCTTGTGCGCGTGAACGGGGTGAAGGCATTCCAGGAACGGCAAATGGCTTCTCTATCCACAGCTTGCTGTCGGGTCTGCTTGATTTTGACCCATCTGGAACATCGGGTTCAGCAGGGACGAAGCCTTGCCCGGTCATACGCTGTGACGAATGCGGCTTCACTTATGCACAGTTCAGCAAGATCGGACGCTTTGGCTGCAGCGCCTGCTATAAACATTTTTCAGATAAGTTAGATCCGCTGCTTAAAAGGGTACATGGTAGTACGGTGCATACGGGGAAAATTCCGAAACGCTCCGGAGGGCAATTGCAAAATAAACGAGAACTTGATCAGCTCAGACGCGAGTTGTATGATCGTATTGAGCAAGAAGAATTTGAAAGTGCGGCTCAAATCAGGGATCGTATTCGTGAGCTTGAGCGTAAAATAGCAGAGCTGTAA
- a CDS encoding protein arginine kinase — MKSRRFSEQALSDWMKGDGPESDIVISSRIRIARNLNHHPFPLLATKEQSLEVMEQLAAIGASGKLEPIGHFDTIVLSDLTELEKRVLVEKHLISPNLANESRGGAFILSDNESVSIMINEEDHLRIQCLYPGFQIQEAWTLANRIDDIFEAETEYAFDEKRGYLTTCPTNVGTGIRVSIMVHLPALVLSSQINRILQAVTQVGLAVRGLYGEGSEALGNVFQISNQITLGQSESEIIDNLYSVARQIIEHEKAARIRLLAESKLRIEDRVKRSYGILSYAAIMDTKEAAQRLSDVRLGVDLGLLDNITPQVMNELMIMTQPGFLQQVFKETMNAEQRDYRRAELIRKQLRSQMEHGGA; from the coding sequence TTGAAGAGTCGTCGTTTTTCAGAGCAAGCGTTAAGCGATTGGATGAAAGGGGATGGTCCCGAGTCAGATATCGTCATCAGCAGCCGTATACGCATCGCCAGAAATTTAAACCATCATCCGTTTCCGTTGCTTGCTACGAAGGAGCAGTCGCTTGAGGTTATGGAGCAGTTGGCTGCGATCGGGGCATCTGGAAAGCTTGAGCCTATCGGCCATTTTGATACGATCGTGTTATCCGATCTTACGGAGCTGGAGAAGCGTGTATTGGTCGAAAAGCATTTGATCAGCCCTAATCTGGCTAATGAATCTCGAGGCGGAGCCTTCATCCTCAGCGATAATGAATCGGTGAGCATTATGATTAATGAAGAAGACCATCTGCGAATTCAATGCCTGTATCCGGGTTTTCAAATTCAGGAGGCTTGGACGCTGGCGAATCGGATCGATGATATTTTTGAGGCAGAGACCGAATACGCTTTTGATGAGAAACGCGGTTATTTAACGACATGCCCAACCAACGTTGGAACAGGCATTCGCGTATCCATTATGGTGCATTTGCCGGCACTCGTGCTATCATCGCAAATCAATCGGATTTTGCAGGCGGTCACGCAGGTAGGACTCGCGGTTCGCGGATTGTATGGGGAAGGCAGCGAAGCGCTGGGCAATGTGTTTCAAATCTCGAACCAAATTACACTCGGGCAATCGGAGTCGGAAATTATTGACAACTTGTACAGCGTAGCCAGACAAATTATTGAGCATGAGAAAGCAGCTCGAATACGGCTTCTTGCTGAGTCTAAGCTGCGCATTGAAGATAGAGTAAAGCGGTCCTATGGGATTTTATCCTATGCGGCTATTATGGATACGAAGGAAGCAGCACAGCGGCTTTCAGATGTAAGGTTGGGCGTTGATTTGGGATTGCTGGATAATATAACGCCTCAAGTCATGAATGAATTAATGATTATGACACAGCCTGGCTTCTTGCAGCAAGTATTTAAGGAAACGATGAATGCAGAGCAGCGGGATTATCGCCGGGCAGAACTTATTCGCAAGCAGTTGCGAAGTCAAATGGAACATGGGGGTGCGTAA
- the clpC gene encoding ATP-dependent protease ATP-binding subunit ClpC, which translates to MMFGRFTERAQKVLALAQEEAVRLGHNNIGTEHILLGLIREGEGIAAKALIGLGLGLEKIQDEVEALIGRGQEQPTNIAYTPRAKKVIELSMDEARKLGHTYVGTEHILLGLIREGEGVAARVLNNLGISLNKARQQVLQLLGSSEAISSNHGAPSNVSTPTLDGLARDLTSFAKEGNLDPVIGRSKEIERVIQVLSRRTKNNPVLIGEPGVGKTAIAEGLAQKIIANEIPETLRDKRVMTLDMGSVVAGTKYRGEFEDRLKKIMDEIRQAGNIILFIDELHTLIGAGGAEGAIDASNILKPALARGELQCIGATTLDEYRKYIEKDAALERRFQPITVDQPSPEEAVQILYGLRDRYEAHHRVKITDEAIVQAVKLSDRYITDRFLPDKAIDLIDEAGSKVRLNSYTIPPNLKQLENRLEDIRKEKDSAVQSQEFEKAAALRDTEQKMREELDITKNQWKEKQGRTDSEVTPEDIAQVVASWTGIPVSKLAEEETERLLKMESILHGRVIGQEEAVKAVSRAMRRARAGLKDPKRPMGSFIFLGPTGVGKTELARALAEAMFGDENAIIRIDMSEYMEKHSTSRLVGAPPGYVGYEEGGQLTEKVRRKPYSVVLLDEIEKAHPEVFNILLQVLEDGRLTDSKGRVVDFRNTLIIMTSNVGADQIKRNSSLGFTAVHDAGRDFIQMKDKVMAELKKSFRPEFLNRIDETIVFHSLEQEHIAEIVTLMSDDLRKRLREQDVDFLLTDTAKAFLAKEGFDPQYGARPLRRAIQKHIEDRLSEELLVGNIQKGDRFTIDEKDGALTVTKSEPLDLEKASEEPAAKS; encoded by the coding sequence ATGATGTTCGGAAGATTTACGGAACGGGCACAGAAGGTGCTTGCATTGGCGCAGGAAGAAGCGGTTCGTCTTGGACATAACAATATTGGCACAGAGCATATTTTACTTGGACTGATTCGTGAAGGGGAAGGCATTGCTGCGAAAGCGCTGATTGGACTTGGCCTGGGCCTAGAGAAAATCCAGGATGAGGTTGAAGCTTTAATCGGAAGAGGCCAGGAGCAGCCGACGAATATTGCCTATACGCCACGCGCGAAAAAGGTCATTGAGCTCTCTATGGATGAAGCGAGAAAGTTGGGCCATACGTATGTAGGTACGGAGCATATTTTGCTCGGACTCATTCGTGAAGGAGAAGGGGTTGCAGCCCGCGTGCTGAACAATCTCGGCATCAGCTTGAATAAAGCACGCCAGCAAGTGCTGCAGTTGCTTGGCAGCAGCGAAGCAATCTCCAGCAACCATGGCGCTCCATCTAATGTGAGCACGCCAACGTTGGACGGACTTGCCCGCGATTTGACCTCCTTCGCTAAGGAAGGCAATCTCGATCCGGTTATTGGCCGCAGTAAAGAAATCGAGCGCGTTATTCAGGTGCTTAGCCGCCGGACGAAAAACAATCCGGTTCTCATCGGGGAACCCGGCGTTGGTAAAACGGCGATCGCTGAAGGACTGGCGCAAAAAATCATTGCAAACGAAATTCCAGAAACGCTGCGCGACAAACGCGTAATGACGCTCGATATGGGCTCTGTCGTAGCTGGTACGAAATACCGCGGTGAGTTTGAGGACCGCTTGAAAAAAATTATGGATGAAATCCGCCAAGCCGGCAATATCATCCTCTTCATCGATGAGCTGCATACGCTGATCGGTGCAGGCGGGGCTGAGGGCGCGATTGATGCTTCGAATATTTTGAAACCGGCACTAGCACGGGGCGAGTTGCAATGTATCGGTGCGACTACGCTGGATGAATACCGCAAATACATCGAGAAGGATGCTGCGCTGGAGCGCCGTTTCCAACCGATTACGGTAGATCAGCCTTCTCCGGAAGAAGCGGTACAAATTTTGTACGGCCTGCGCGATCGTTATGAAGCCCATCACCGGGTGAAAATTACGGATGAAGCGATTGTTCAAGCGGTTAAGCTGTCCGACCGCTACATTACGGATCGTTTCCTGCCGGATAAAGCGATTGACTTAATTGATGAAGCGGGCTCGAAAGTTCGCCTCAATTCGTATACGATTCCGCCGAACCTCAAGCAGCTGGAGAACCGTCTGGAGGATATCCGCAAGGAGAAAGACTCCGCTGTTCAAAGCCAGGAGTTTGAGAAAGCGGCTGCGCTTCGCGATACCGAGCAGAAGATGCGTGAAGAGCTCGATATTACGAAAAACCAATGGAAAGAAAAACAAGGACGCACCGATTCCGAAGTGACACCTGAGGATATTGCACAGGTAGTAGCAAGCTGGACCGGCATTCCGGTAAGCAAGTTGGCAGAGGAAGAAACCGAGCGTCTGCTGAAAATGGAATCCATTCTTCACGGTCGTGTCATTGGCCAAGAAGAAGCAGTCAAAGCGGTATCGCGCGCTATGCGCCGTGCTCGTGCTGGACTGAAGGATCCGAAGCGTCCGATGGGTTCATTTATTTTCCTCGGTCCAACTGGTGTAGGTAAAACCGAGCTTGCCCGTGCGCTTGCAGAAGCGATGTTCGGCGATGAAAATGCGATTATCCGCATCGATATGTCGGAATATATGGAGAAGCATTCGACTTCCCGTCTCGTTGGAGCTCCTCCGGGATATGTTGGTTATGAGGAAGGCGGTCAATTGACCGAGAAAGTACGCCGTAAGCCATATTCGGTTGTATTGCTCGATGAGATTGAGAAAGCCCATCCAGAAGTATTCAACATTTTGCTGCAAGTGCTGGAAGATGGCCGTCTGACTGACTCTAAAGGCCGTGTAGTCGATTTCCGCAATACGCTGATCATTATGACGTCGAACGTGGGCGCGGATCAAATTAAACGGAATTCTTCGCTGGGCTTCACAGCTGTTCATGACGCTGGCCGTGACTTCATTCAAATGAAGGATAAAGTAATGGCTGAGCTCAAAAAGAGCTTCCGTCCGGAGTTCCTGAACCGGATTGACGAAACGATCGTGTTCCACTCGCTGGAGCAAGAGCATATCGCCGAAATCGTCACTTTAATGTCCGACGATTTGCGCAAACGCCTGCGTGAGCAAGATGTAGACTTCTTGCTGACCGATACAGCGAAGGCGTTCCTCGCGAAAGAAGGCTTCGATCCGCAGTATGGTGCTCGTCCATTGCGCCGTGCGATTCAGAAGCATATCGAAGACCGATTGTCCGAGGAATTGCTCGTTGGCAACATTCAAAAAGGCGACCGCTTCACGATTGATGAGAAGGATGGGGCGTTGACAGTAACGAAATCGGAGCCGCTTGATTTGGAGAAAGCGTCCGAAGAGCCGGCAGCTAAGTCATAA
- a CDS encoding antibiotic biosynthesis monooxygenase, with amino-acid sequence MIVVTNTIKVKKGHGEAVAERFQHTKGIELSPGFIRMEVLLMENLVDYDELRVGTTWENKASFEGWVNSDSFRQAHAHRQTKAGEGCKSQQNEVIMLGSQLSTHRVIVARQAAIQA; translated from the coding sequence ATGATCGTGGTCACGAACACCATTAAAGTGAAGAAAGGGCACGGGGAAGCCGTTGCCGAGCGGTTCCAGCATACGAAGGGAATTGAGCTTTCTCCCGGCTTTATCCGGATGGAAGTGCTACTTATGGAAAACTTGGTGGACTATGATGAGCTGAGAGTCGGCACAACATGGGAAAATAAAGCGTCGTTTGAAGGCTGGGTCAACAGCGACTCCTTCCGTCAGGCACATGCGCATCGTCAAACGAAAGCAGGGGAAGGCTGCAAAAGTCAGCAAAATGAAGTCATTATGCTGGGCTCCCAGCTTTCAACGCACCGGGTTATTGTGGCGCGGCAAGCGGCTATCCAGGCTTAA
- the radA gene encoding DNA repair protein RadA, whose protein sequence is MAKIKTKFVCNECGTESPKWMGKCPGCQSWNSMIEEKETVVKTQGVGLRVAQTKEKPQSIIHIESGKEPRIETSLKELNRVLGGGVVPGSLLLVGGDPGIGKSTLLLQTSHALATKGLKVLYISGEESVRQTRLRADRLGALTESLYVLCETNMDHINEAIESVDPDFLVIDSIQTVYDPGVQSAPGSVSQVRECTAHFMRVAKIKGIATVLVGHVTKEGAIAGPRMLEHMVDCVLYFEGERHHTYRLLRAVKNRFGSTNEIGIFEMGEEGLREVLNPSELFLSERPLGVAGSIVVASMEGTRPVLVELQALVATTNFPSPRRMTAGLDHHRMALIIAVLEKRNGMFLQTQDAYLNVAGGIKLDEPAVDLAAAVCLASSFRDAPTRPYDVVFGEVGLTGEVRAVSRAEQRVKEAEKLGFKRVIMPEKSLKGWKPPASIEIIGVNTVAEALSAALG, encoded by the coding sequence ATGGCAAAAATAAAAACGAAATTCGTATGCAATGAATGTGGAACAGAGTCGCCTAAGTGGATGGGCAAATGCCCAGGGTGCCAGTCATGGAATTCCATGATTGAAGAGAAGGAAACCGTTGTCAAGACGCAGGGAGTCGGTTTGCGTGTTGCGCAAACGAAAGAAAAGCCACAGTCGATCATACATATAGAGAGCGGGAAGGAACCGCGCATTGAAACGAGCTTGAAGGAGCTGAACCGCGTACTTGGCGGGGGCGTTGTGCCGGGCTCCCTTTTGCTGGTAGGGGGCGACCCCGGTATCGGAAAATCCACGCTGCTGCTGCAAACCTCGCATGCACTGGCAACGAAGGGATTGAAGGTTCTCTATATTTCAGGTGAGGAATCGGTGCGGCAAACAAGACTAAGAGCGGATCGGCTTGGTGCGCTGACGGAGTCCTTGTATGTGCTTTGCGAAACGAACATGGATCATATTAACGAGGCGATTGAATCGGTGGACCCCGATTTTCTCGTTATTGACTCCATCCAGACGGTTTATGATCCGGGTGTGCAATCAGCGCCGGGCAGCGTATCCCAGGTTCGGGAATGCACCGCGCATTTCATGCGAGTCGCCAAAATCAAAGGGATTGCAACGGTGCTGGTCGGACATGTGACGAAGGAAGGCGCCATCGCCGGACCGCGGATGCTGGAGCATATGGTCGATTGCGTATTGTATTTTGAAGGTGAGCGCCATCATACCTACAGGCTGCTGCGCGCGGTTAAAAACCGGTTTGGGTCGACGAATGAGATCGGAATTTTTGAAATGGGCGAGGAAGGCTTGCGTGAGGTGCTGAATCCTTCTGAGCTGTTTTTATCAGAGCGCCCGCTTGGCGTAGCAGGTTCTATTGTTGTAGCAAGCATGGAAGGAACACGTCCTGTATTGGTGGAATTGCAGGCGCTGGTGGCAACGACGAATTTCCCTTCGCCGCGCCGCATGACGGCCGGGCTTGACCATCATCGGATGGCGCTGATCATTGCAGTGCTTGAGAAGCGCAACGGGATGTTTCTTCAGACGCAGGATGCTTATCTAAATGTCGCGGGCGGCATTAAGCTCGATGAGCCAGCCGTTGATTTAGCAGCAGCGGTATGTCTCGCTTCGAGCTTTCGGGATGCGCCAACGAGACCTTACGATGTTGTGTTCGGGGAAGTTGGATTGACGGGCGAGGTACGTGCTGTCTCGCGGGCTGAGCAGCGGGTAAAGGAAGCCGAGAAACTGGGCTTCAAACGAGTTATTATGCCGGAGAAAAGCCTGAAGGGCTGGAAGCCGCCGGCATCCATTGAGATTATTGGTGTAAACACCGTAGCGGAAGCGCTCTCGGCAGCACTAGGATAG
- the disA gene encoding DNA integrity scanning diadenylate cyclase DisA, with translation MKEQSQLETMNQLLQLVAPGTPFRDGLENVLRAKTGALIVVGYSPEVMEVVDGGFSINCDFSPNYLYELAKMDGAIILSEDMRRILYANTQLIPNSSIPSIETGIRHRTAERVGKQTGKLVVSISQRRNIITLYQGNLRYALKEMGNILTKANQAIQTLEKYKAVLGQSFKNLSVLEFEELVTLQEVAHVVQRVEMVLRVKMEIKRYVTELGTEGRLIAMQLEELVDGVDEDAWYLLKDYAKDNSDEKIREIRLAMKKLSSDELLDASPIIRLLGYPHTGSMAEEAISPRGFRLLNKIPRLPLIIMNNLIERFARLPHIMMATIGELDDVDGIGEVRARAIKEGLKRIQDQMFIDRQI, from the coding sequence ATGAAGGAACAGAGCCAGCTAGAAACGATGAACCAGCTTTTGCAGCTAGTCGCGCCCGGTACCCCGTTCCGTGACGGCTTAGAGAACGTGCTGCGGGCGAAGACTGGAGCATTAATCGTTGTCGGATACAGTCCTGAGGTAATGGAAGTTGTAGATGGGGGTTTCTCCATCAACTGCGATTTCTCGCCCAACTATTTGTATGAGCTTGCGAAGATGGATGGCGCAATTATTTTGAGCGAGGATATGCGGCGGATTTTGTATGCCAACACGCAGCTTATTCCGAACAGCTCCATTCCGTCGATTGAGACGGGAATCCGCCACCGTACCGCGGAGCGGGTTGGCAAGCAGACGGGCAAGCTCGTCGTATCCATATCGCAGCGCCGCAATATTATTACGCTGTATCAAGGCAATTTGCGGTATGCGCTCAAGGAAATGGGCAACATTTTGACAAAAGCGAATCAGGCGATTCAGACGCTGGAAAAATATAAGGCGGTGCTGGGCCAATCGTTCAAAAATTTGTCTGTGCTTGAGTTCGAAGAGCTGGTCACCTTGCAAGAGGTTGCCCATGTCGTGCAGCGGGTAGAGATGGTGCTGCGAGTCAAAATGGAAATCAAGCGTTATGTGACCGAGCTGGGAACGGAAGGACGCCTCATTGCGATGCAACTGGAAGAGCTGGTCGACGGTGTAGATGAGGATGCTTGGTATTTGCTTAAGGATTATGCGAAAGATAATTCAGATGAGAAAATCCGGGAAATCCGGCTGGCGATGAAAAAACTGAGCTCGGATGAGCTGCTGGACGCATCGCCGATTATCCGGCTTCTTGGCTACCCGCATACCGGTTCCATGGCAGAAGAAGCTATTTCGCCGCGAGGCTTCCGCTTGTTGAACAAAATCCCGCGTTTGCCGCTCATTATTATGAATAATTTGATTGAGCGCTTCGCCAGACTGCCGCATATTATGATGGCGACCATCGGCGAATTGGATGATGTTGACGGAATTGGGGAAGTTCGGGCGCGGGCGATCAAGGAAGGTTTGAAACGGATTCAGGATCAAATGTTCATTGACAGGCAAATCTAA
- the pssA gene encoding CDP-diacylglycerol--serine O-phosphatidyltransferase: protein MIIKSIPSLFTVGNLFLGVIAIIMVFNEKPEIAAMMVIIAMLLDGVDGRVARALNAQSEFGKELDSLSDVISFGVAPAFIMYVVAFQDLNTAVAWIITALFPICGALRLARFNVVTKTPSGYFIGLPIPAAGGVLATLALFKNDISVIVLLISTLVLSILMVSTVRYPNFKKIGIPKSAIWVVPIIVVFSLVIGIWFNQYLSKLIFIPLLLYALWGLKKNVDRRIKPRRRKNKHAELSEEQVQSETIA, encoded by the coding sequence ATGATTATAAAGTCAATACCGAGCCTTTTCACGGTGGGGAATTTGTTTCTTGGCGTAATCGCCATTATTATGGTGTTTAATGAGAAACCTGAAATTGCAGCGATGATGGTTATTATTGCAATGCTGCTGGATGGCGTAGATGGCAGAGTGGCACGTGCGCTTAATGCACAGAGCGAATTCGGCAAGGAGCTCGATTCGTTATCCGACGTCATTTCCTTCGGAGTCGCTCCAGCGTTCATTATGTATGTCGTCGCTTTTCAGGATTTAAATACAGCAGTGGCTTGGATTATTACCGCGTTATTTCCGATTTGCGGAGCTTTGCGCCTGGCGAGATTTAATGTCGTAACGAAGACGCCGAGCGGTTATTTCATCGGACTGCCGATTCCAGCAGCTGGTGGTGTTTTGGCAACGCTGGCTCTTTTCAAAAATGATATTTCGGTTATTGTGCTGTTAATCAGCACGCTCGTTCTTTCCATTCTTATGGTGAGTACGGTTCGTTACCCGAACTTCAAGAAAATTGGCATTCCGAAGAGTGCGATTTGGGTTGTGCCGATTATCGTCGTGTTTTCTCTTGTAATCGGTATTTGGTTCAATCAATATTTGTCGAAGCTGATTTTCATCCCGCTTTTGCTGTATGCGCTGTGGGGCTTAAAAAAAAACGTTGATCGGCGCATTAAGCCGCGCAGACGTAAAAACAAGCATGCGGAACTGAGCGAAGAGCAGGTGCAGTCGGAGACGATTGCCTAA
- a CDS encoding DUF1573 domain-containing protein has translation MSAPTLDQFQQQVSELLLRHRSLLDVMSKFGQAGTSVNRAVTKAVTDCGCIELAARKQHYSDEPNLTNAKETLQSHLSGELCEHCRDVLKADLGRNLFYMTAMCNLLDIQLDEVIADEYDKCSTLGLFNLT, from the coding sequence ATGAGCGCACCAACATTGGATCAATTTCAACAGCAAGTATCCGAGTTACTGCTAAGGCATCGGAGCCTGCTAGATGTGATGTCAAAGTTTGGGCAGGCTGGAACGTCCGTCAATCGTGCGGTAACGAAAGCCGTGACCGACTGCGGCTGCATTGAGCTTGCTGCCCGCAAGCAGCATTATTCCGATGAGCCGAATCTTACCAACGCGAAAGAAACGCTGCAAAGCCACCTTTCTGGCGAGCTGTGCGAGCACTGCCGCGATGTGCTTAAGGCCGACCTCGGACGCAATCTGTTCTACATGACCGCGATGTGCAATCTGCTGGATATCCAGCTGGACGAAGTCATCGCCGATGAGTATGACAAATGCTCAACGCTCGGCCTATTTAATTTAACGTAA